In Desulfofustis limnaeus, the genomic stretch CTCGCCCCTGAAGGACGTTGATCGGCCGACCGAAACGGTCCGGCACCCGGATGGAGGTAATGGTCCCGCCGAAAGTGGTGAGCGAAACCACCAGTCCGCCGTCATTGCTGATCGTATACAGATCGATATCCCGGCCCTGATGCGAACCGTATGGTTTTCTGATCAGATGCACCCCCGTGCCCCCCTCGTCTCTCCTCGGCCGCCCAACGATCCTCCCGGATCACATTATCGTCGCCCACTCAGCTGCAAGACCTGTCGGGCACGGCGGGCCACCCCCCACAATTGCCTTGAACCGGATGCATATATCCAGGTACAGTGGGTGCTGTCTGAGTTGACTAGCCGCTCTGGTAAAACCGAACAGGTCTCCGAACCCTTCTTGACCTGATTACCGCAGGAATTCATGAGTATCTTTCGGATCCATTTCACCTGGCAGGAAAAAACCTACACGTTGAAGGCCCGCAGCCTCGACATGACCCATCCCTACTTTGTCGCCATCATGGATTTGGTACTGCCGGCAGAAAGTCATGTCCTGATCAATCCTGCCGATGACGAGATACGAAAGAAATTCGGATCGGTTCGTCAATTGATGCTCCCCTTCCAATCGGTATCCCTGATCGAGGAGTATACCGAAGACCCCGACTACCGGGAAAACGATAAGGCCCCAGCCAAAGCCGAGGTGGTCTTCAGCGATCGCTTCGGCAAGAAGACCTGACCGCATGGCCGCATCGGTCACCAGCCACACTCTATCCTGCCGATCAGGGCAATGGCAGATCGACTGCGTGCCGCCCATGGTCGGACAGATCGACGAACAATAAGCGATTGCGCAAGGTCGACGGCCTCCCGATGACCATCGCCACCGCCTCGGCACACTCGATAGCGGCCAGGCTCACGGCGGTAAACGGCAGGGTGCCAAGCGTCGCCTCGGCCCCGGAAACGGTTTTTTGCGAATCACCATAGATCACGTCAAAACCATGGTCTTCGGGAAAAATGACGGTCGCCTGTCCGCTGCTTCCGGCAATCGCCGCGGAGACCAGGGGGATGCCAAGAGTCCGGCAGCTGCGTTGCAGTGAGAACCGGGCAGCAATGGAATCCAGTGCATCCACTGCCAGCGTCGCACCCGCCACCAGCGAGCAACCATTGTCATTATCGAGGAAAGCGGCCACGGCCCGCTTGCGAACCGCCGGATTAATGGAGCCGACCCTGCGGGCAGCGGTTTTCGCTTTGCTCTTGCCCAACGATGAGGCACTGCTGAGCAATTGCCGGTTCAGGTTGCTGTCGACGAAACGATCACCGTCAATCAAGGTGAGCCTGCCAATCCCGATCCTGGCCAATATTTCGCAAACGGTTCCGCCAAGGCCGCCAAGACCGACAATCGCCA encodes the following:
- a CDS encoding DUF1820 family protein, which produces MSIFRIHFTWQEKTYTLKARSLDMTHPYFVAIMDLVLPAESHVLINPADDEIRKKFGSVRQLMLPFQSVSLIEEYTEDPDYRENDKAPAKAEVVFSDRFGKKT
- a CDS encoding HesA/MoeB/ThiF family protein, which codes for MKEGLDQAVREAARPASRGDGSGYLSLSFAEQRGLARTYRVSQWQVQVVALEADVIPEVYARNQTSLSCRDQLRLLRAHVAIVGLGGLGGTVCEILARIGIGRLTLIDGDRFVDSNLNRQLLSSASSLGKSKAKTAARRVGSINPAVRKRAVAAFLDNDNGCSLVAGATLAVDALDSIAARFSLQRSCRTLGIPLVSAAIAGSSGQATVIFPEDHGFDVIYGDSQKTVSGAEATLGTLPFTAVSLAAIECAEAVAMVIGRPSTLRNRLLFVDLSDHGRHAVDLPLP